In Thermodesulfovibrio aggregans, the following proteins share a genomic window:
- the guaA gene encoding glutamine-hydrolyzing GMP synthase has translation MHKEEILIIDFGSQYTQLIARRIRELNVYSEIIPCNVPFSEIKKRKPSGIVLSGGPSSVYEEGAPSIDKEIFNLGIPILGICYGMQLITHLLGGKVSRAEKREYGKAILKIEDLSDIFNGVSQETVVWMSHADKITEMPQGFVRLAYTENSPYAAMAHKEKKIYALQFHPEVVHTEEGEKILSNFVFKVCKCSPSWNMHSFIEKQIEEIRKKVGSKKVVCAISGGVDSTVTAVLIHKAIGDALTCIFVDNGLLRAGEREKVEQMLRNNFHINLKVVDASERFLRKLRKVRDPEQKRKIIGREFIKIFEEEARKIEGVKFLAQGTLYPDVIESVSFKGPSATIKSHHNVGGLLKRMRLKLIEPLRELFKDEVRQLGRELGIPDEILQRHPFPGPGLAIRCIGEVTRERLEILREADKIVLEEIKKSGWYNKVWQSFAVLLPIKTVGVMGDERTYEHVIAIRVVHSIDGMTADWVRLPYELLERLSNRIINEVKGVNRVVYDITSKPPGTIEWE, from the coding sequence ATGCATAAAGAAGAGATTTTGATTATAGATTTTGGTTCTCAGTATACTCAGCTTATTGCAAGAAGAATAAGGGAGCTTAATGTTTACTCCGAAATAATTCCATGCAATGTGCCATTTTCTGAGATAAAAAAGAGAAAACCTTCTGGCATAGTTCTCTCAGGCGGACCTTCAAGTGTTTATGAAGAAGGTGCTCCCTCTATTGATAAAGAAATATTTAATCTTGGCATACCAATTCTTGGAATCTGCTATGGCATGCAACTTATTACCCATCTGCTCGGTGGCAAGGTATCCCGTGCTGAAAAAAGAGAATATGGTAAAGCTATTTTAAAAATCGAAGATTTATCCGACATTTTCAATGGGGTTTCTCAGGAAACAGTTGTTTGGATGAGCCATGCTGACAAAATCACAGAGATGCCTCAAGGTTTTGTAAGGCTTGCCTACACTGAAAACTCTCCTTATGCAGCAATGGCTCATAAAGAAAAGAAAATTTACGCATTACAGTTTCATCCTGAGGTTGTACATACTGAGGAAGGGGAAAAAATACTCAGTAATTTTGTATTTAAAGTTTGTAAATGCAGTCCCTCATGGAATATGCATTCTTTTATTGAAAAACAGATAGAGGAAATAAGAAAAAAAGTTGGTTCCAAAAAAGTTGTCTGTGCTATCAGTGGAGGAGTTGACTCAACTGTTACAGCAGTTTTGATTCATAAAGCCATAGGAGATGCTTTAACCTGCATTTTTGTTGATAACGGACTTTTAAGAGCCGGAGAACGTGAAAAAGTAGAACAAATGTTACGGAATAATTTTCATATAAATCTTAAAGTGGTTGATGCATCGGAAAGGTTCCTTAGAAAACTCAGAAAAGTTCGTGATCCGGAACAGAAAAGAAAGATAATCGGTAGAGAGTTCATAAAAATATTTGAAGAGGAAGCTAGAAAAATTGAAGGAGTGAAATTTTTAGCACAGGGTACTCTTTATCCTGATGTTATTGAAAGTGTCTCATTTAAAGGTCCTTCTGCAACTATAAAGAGCCATCATAATGTGGGTGGTCTTCTTAAGAGAATGAGACTCAAGTTGATTGAACCTTTAAGAGAACTCTTCAAGGATGAAGTAAGACAGCTTGGACGGGAACTTGGAATTCCCGATGAAATATTACAAAGGCATCCTTTCCCAGGACCTGGACTTGCAATAAGATGCATTGGAGAAGTTACCCGTGAGAGACTTGAAATACTAAGAGAGGCAGATAAAATTGTACTTGAGGAGATAAAAAAATCTGGATGGTATAACAAAGTGTGGCAATCTTTCGCGGTGCTTCTTCCTATAAAAACAGTGGGAGTTATGGGAGATGAAAGAACTTATGAGCATGTAATTGCCATTAGGGTAGTCCACAGTATTGATGGAATGACAGCAGACTGGGTAAGGCTTCCATATGAACTGCTTGAGAGGCTTTCAAATAGAATCATTAACGAAGTAAAAGGAGTTAACAGAGTTGTTTATGACATAACATCAAAGCCTCCGGGGACAATTGAGTGGGAATGA
- the guaB gene encoding IMP dehydrogenase — protein MRENEIPLGLTFDDVLLVPAYSDVIPSQVDVTTYFTPNIKLNIPIVSAAMDTVTDANLAIAIAREGGIGVIHRNMPPEKQAMEVDKVKKSESGMIVDPITIGPDAPISEALALMERYKISGVPVTVNGKLVGIITNRDLKFERDFTKKVEEVMTKEKLITAPVGITLEEAQEILHKYRIEKLPIVDDNFNLKGLITIKDIEKRRKYPNACKDHLGRLRVAAAVGVGEPAIYRAELLIKAGVDAIVIDTAHGHSKAVIETLKELKRRFDIDVVAGNIATAEAAEELIQAGADAVKVGIGPGSICTTRIVAGAGVPQITAIMNCYSVTSKYNIPLIADGGIKYSGDITKALAAGAHCVMIGSLFAGTDEAPGEIILYQGRSYKTYRGMGSIGAMQEGSRDRYAQEMVAPEKLVPEGVEGRVPYRGPLAKSIHQLVGGLKSGMGYCGCRNLEELRTKARFIKITLAGLRESHVHDVTITREAPNYWVED, from the coding sequence ATGAGAGAAAATGAAATCCCTTTAGGTTTAACCTTTGATGATGTATTGCTTGTTCCTGCTTATTCAGATGTTATTCCTTCCCAAGTAGATGTTACAACCTATTTTACACCTAATATAAAACTAAACATTCCCATTGTAAGTGCAGCAATGGACACTGTTACTGATGCAAATCTTGCAATAGCTATTGCAAGGGAAGGAGGAATTGGAGTAATTCACAGAAATATGCCTCCTGAAAAGCAGGCAATGGAAGTAGATAAAGTAAAAAAATCAGAAAGTGGGATGATTGTTGATCCGATTACAATTGGACCGGATGCTCCTATATCAGAAGCATTAGCTTTAATGGAAAGATATAAAATCTCAGGTGTTCCAGTTACAGTTAACGGAAAGCTTGTAGGTATAATCACAAACAGAGACCTTAAATTTGAGAGAGATTTTACTAAAAAAGTTGAAGAAGTAATGACAAAAGAGAAACTTATTACAGCTCCTGTTGGAATCACTCTTGAAGAAGCTCAGGAAATTCTTCATAAATACAGAATTGAAAAGCTACCAATTGTAGATGACAATTTTAATCTTAAAGGATTGATAACGATAAAAGATATTGAAAAAAGAAGAAAGTATCCAAATGCATGTAAGGACCATCTTGGAAGACTCCGCGTTGCAGCAGCTGTTGGAGTTGGAGAACCTGCGATCTATAGGGCAGAATTGCTTATAAAAGCTGGTGTAGATGCAATTGTTATTGATACAGCCCATGGACATAGCAAGGCTGTTATTGAAACATTGAAAGAACTTAAAAGAAGATTTGACATAGATGTAGTTGCAGGAAACATAGCAACTGCTGAGGCTGCAGAAGAGTTAATTCAGGCAGGTGCTGATGCAGTAAAAGTTGGCATAGGACCTGGATCAATATGCACAACCAGAATTGTTGCTGGAGCAGGAGTGCCGCAGATTACAGCAATCATGAACTGTTATTCAGTAACTTCAAAGTATAATATTCCTTTGATTGCTGATGGAGGAATTAAGTACTCAGGAGATATAACAAAAGCACTTGCAGCAGGTGCTCATTGTGTGATGATAGGAAGCCTTTTTGCTGGAACAGACGAAGCTCCTGGTGAGATAATACTTTATCAGGGAAGAAGTTATAAAACATACAGAGGCATGGGCTCAATTGGTGCCATGCAGGAAGGCTCCCGTGACCGATACGCACAGGAAATGGTTGCTCCTGAAAAACTTGTTCCGGAGGGTGTTGAAGGAAGAGTTCCCTATAGAGGACCTCTCGCTAAAAGTATTCATCAACTCGTCGGTGGTCTTAAATCAGGAATGGGATACTGTGGCTGTAGAAATCTTGAGGAATTAAGAACTAAAGCAAGATTTATAAAGATTACTCTTGCTGGATTAAGAGAAAGCCATGTTCATGATGTAACAATTACAAGAGAAGCTCCAAATTACTGGGTTGAGGATTAA